A window of Ignatzschineria indica genomic DNA:
GATTCATTAAGGATCAATCAGCTTGTTGCTAAAGAAGAATAGGTATCTACTGTGTCGATTAGGCCTGAGTTATTCGCGATATGATCGTTGAAGCTCAGGTTTTTTTGTACCAATTTACGCCTATGCCAGAATCTCGTCTTTTATTTTTAGGATAATAAAGGAGAGGTTTTTATGCCACAACAATCAATCACGTTAATGAAGCAGTTTCCCAAGAGTCGCAAAGTCTATGTTGAAGGAAGTCGACCTGATATCTTAGTGCCATTTCGTGAGATTGAATTGAGCGATACGCTTGGCCCAAAAGGGGAAGTGATCGAGAAGAATGAACCATTTCGCGTCTATGATACCAGTGGTCCTTATACCGATGAGAATTATCAAGTCGATCTTACAAAAGGATTGCCGGCACTCAAAAGAGATTGGGTGATAGAGCGTGGCGATGTGGAGGAGTATGAGGGGCGTGTAAAGAGTGCGCGTGATGATGGCTACAAGCGTGAAGATGATCCACGTATCAATGAAGGTGTCTTCCCAGGATTAAAGCGTAAACCGCTACGTGCAAAGCCGGGGATGAATGTGACGCAGATGCATTATGCGCGTAAAGGAATTATTACGCCGGAGATGGAGTTTATCGCGATTCGTGAGGGGATGACGCCGGAGTTTGTGCGTGATGAAGTCGCCGCAGGACGGGCGATTATTCCCTCAAATATCAATCATCCCGAAGCCGAACCGATGATTATTGGTAAAAATTTCCATGTGAAGATCAATGCCAATATCGGTAACTCAGCGATCACCTCCAATATTGAAGAGGAAGTGGAGAAGATGACTTGGGCAACCCGTTGGGGCGCTGATAATGTCATGGATCTCTCAACAGGAAAGGATATCCATAAAACACGTGAGTGGATTATCCGTAACTCCGCAGTACCGATCGGAACGGTGCCGATCTATCAAGCACTCGAAAAAGTGAATGGTATTGCTGAAGATCTCAACTGGGAAGTTTTCCGCGATACCTTAATTGAGCAGGCAGAGCAGGGGGTCGATTACTTTACGATTCATGCCGGCGTTCTGCTTCGCTATATTCCCATGACAGCCAATCGTGTGACCGGTATTGTCTCGCGCGGTGGATCGATCATGGCGCAGTGGTGTTTAGCACATCATAAAGAGAACTTTATCTATGAGCATTTTGAAGAGATCTGTGAAATCATGAAGCAGTATGATATCTCTTTCTCGCTTGGTGATGGTCTGCGTCCAGGATCGATTGCTGATGCCAATGATGAAGCGCAATTTGCAGAGCTTAAGACGCTCGGTGAATTGACAGAGATTGCCTGGAAGCACGATGTACAGACGATGATTGAAGGCCCAGGACATGTGCCGATGAATAAGATCAAAGAGAATATGGAGATGCAGGAGAAGTATTGTCATGATGCACCTTTCTATACATTAGGCCCATTAACAACCGATATTGCACCGGGCTATGATCATATTACTTCAGCAATTGGTGCGGCGCAGATCGCTTGGTATGGTACAGCAATGCTCTGCTATGTGACGCCGAAAGAGCATTTAGGGCTTCCTAACCGTGAAGATGTACGTGCCGGTGTTATCACCTATAAGTTAGCAGCGCATGCGGCCGACTTAGCAAAAGGGCATCCAAATGCACAAAAACGAGATGATGCACTCTCAAAAGCACGTTTTGAATTCCGCTGGGAAGATCAATTCAATCTCGGTTTAGATCCAGAGCTTGCGCGTGAATATCATGATGAAACGCTCCCACAAGAGGCGGCAAAAGTCGCACATTTTTGCTCAATGTGTGGTCCTAAATTCTGTTCAATGCGTATCTCTCAAGATATTCGCCGGGAAGCACAAGCGAAAAACCTTGCCGAAGCGCCGGAAGAAGTACGTGTTGCAATTGAAGGCATGAAGCAGAAATCAGAAGAGTTTAAAGAGCAAGGGCAGCAGATTTATAGTTAATTACCCTTGGGAATAATTTGTTGAGATAATTGCTGTATTAAGTAATATTTTTAGAAAACTCTCTTGTCGAGTCGGCAGGGGAGTTTTTTTGCATGCATGCTTGACTGATTATTGATTGGTTTGTGATTGTTATATAAAAAATATTGCCCAAGATTTTATGAATAGACTAAAATGTATTCAGTAATTGGCAATTTTTGCCAAAATATTAGGAGGCAATATGAGTACGATGAATATATCTTTGCCGGAATCATTAAAAGAATTTGTCGAAGATAAAGTTCAAAATGGAACTTATAGTACAAATAGTGAATATGTAAAAGATTTGATTCGTAAGGAATTAGAGCGTGAAAAGCTTCGAAATATTTTATTAGAAGGGGCAAGATCTCCTTGCTCTGAGCAAGCTTTAGATCAGCACTATTTTCAGAACTTACGAAACAGAGTATTCTCTAAATAGTTTTTATGATAGACAACAGACAGATTACTCAATCAACATTAGCAGAGCAAGATATTGAAAATGCTCTGCTTTATTATATGGAAGAATCGGCAAGATTTGCGCTCTCTTTTATTGATGATTTAGAAAAAACGATTCAGCATATTGGTGAACATCCCTCAAGCGGCTCAACTCGTTATGCTTATGAATTGGGCATTCCTAATTTGCGAAGCTGGCAATTAAAACGTTTTCCTTATCTAATTTTTTATATGGAAGAAGATAATAGCATTTATGTTTGGCGCGTGTTGCATGCGCATTCGGATATTCCTAGCTGGATGAAATAATAGTATTAGCAATACATTATTTCCCTTGGAATAAAATGATTTATGATATTTTTATTCAATGATAAATAAACTTTGATATGTACTAAGATGAAAAATGAATTTAAGGCGTATTATCAATCTAAAAATGAGCTTGATGTAAAAGAACTCTGGAAAAATGATAAAACGATCTTTGTATTTGATACGAATGTTCTGATTAATTTGTACCGTTATAAAAAAGAAACAGTAGACGATTTTATTAAATTAGTGAAAACATTGAGGGATCGTGTTTTTATTCCCTATCATGTGGGACTTGAATATCATCGGAATAGACTAAAACCTATTATTGAAAATCGAAGCGAGATTAATAAGCTTTCATCTGAATTGGCAAGATGCTGGGATAATGAAAAGTTTAAAAAGTTAATAGATAGTCGCTCTGTTAATAAGCATCCTTCACTTGCAAAATTGCTTCAAGAAATATTGCAGACTT
This region includes:
- the thiC gene encoding phosphomethylpyrimidine synthase ThiC; translated protein: MPQQSITLMKQFPKSRKVYVEGSRPDILVPFREIELSDTLGPKGEVIEKNEPFRVYDTSGPYTDENYQVDLTKGLPALKRDWVIERGDVEEYEGRVKSARDDGYKREDDPRINEGVFPGLKRKPLRAKPGMNVTQMHYARKGIITPEMEFIAIREGMTPEFVRDEVAAGRAIIPSNINHPEAEPMIIGKNFHVKINANIGNSAITSNIEEEVEKMTWATRWGADNVMDLSTGKDIHKTREWIIRNSAVPIGTVPIYQALEKVNGIAEDLNWEVFRDTLIEQAEQGVDYFTIHAGVLLRYIPMTANRVTGIVSRGGSIMAQWCLAHHKENFIYEHFEEICEIMKQYDISFSLGDGLRPGSIADANDEAQFAELKTLGELTEIAWKHDVQTMIEGPGHVPMNKIKENMEMQEKYCHDAPFYTLGPLTTDIAPGYDHITSAIGAAQIAWYGTAMLCYVTPKEHLGLPNREDVRAGVITYKLAAHAADLAKGHPNAQKRDDALSKARFEFRWEDQFNLGLDPELAREYHDETLPQEAAKVAHFCSMCGPKFCSMRISQDIRREAQAKNLAEAPEEVRVAIEGMKQKSEEFKEQGQQIYS
- a CDS encoding type II toxin-antitoxin system ParD family antitoxin, which codes for MSTMNISLPESLKEFVEDKVQNGTYSTNSEYVKDLIRKELEREKLRNILLEGARSPCSEQALDQHYFQNLRNRVFSK
- a CDS encoding type II toxin-antitoxin system RelE/ParE family toxin gives rise to the protein MIDNRQITQSTLAEQDIENALLYYMEESARFALSFIDDLEKTIQHIGEHPSSGSTRYAYELGIPNLRSWQLKRFPYLIFYMEEDNSIYVWRVLHAHSDIPSWMK